The Mercurialis annua linkage group LG2, ddMerAnnu1.2, whole genome shotgun sequence genome contains a region encoding:
- the LOC126668264 gene encoding zinc finger BED domain-containing protein RICESLEEPER 2-like, protein MFTRVGDVEHASTVKDVKLDVVDNAKLEDDDGDGVINDDDNDGGPYDLFLVKAIDVGREKISMCWQLRKVCSCSYMVVCSDFVIISVTDMIYFFPPCSELGISGNSFGFGFDFIRTVNKWLLDASVLIECGSLLTQMSNLDQQQVALVDVEGVDGSSPELPPSTQQEQPVAAAEGSSEPSQQQKEDANPAATGGKPVDKKRKQIPVRSKVWEHFERIVDEYGKLLMAKCLYCAKIYNSDTKVNGTSTLRAHILACLKNPHSKDTRQTLLTLQPVSASHDETEGKGNLGVWKFNQDDIRKALSYMLIVDELPFKHVEGMGFKRFMSVACPRFHIPSRWTVNRDCYQMFLDERLKLKNILKNGSQRVSITADTWTSIQRINYMCVTCHWIDNDWILHKRIINLVPVCGHKGDYISKTLENCLLGWGLKNVFTVTMDNAGNNNTAIAAFKKKMISWGTDVCKCEYLHMRCIAHVINLVVSDGLKEMHDSVKKVRDCIRYIRNSPSRLKKFKDLAAADDKIGTKKSLCLDVATRWNSTYLMLDTACLFQSVFESYEESDESFRSDMAECIPTFVDWENVKKFATCLSYFYVTTLRISGSLYVTSNMHFQEIVDLSIMLDEMLNSEDHQIILMSRKMREKFNKYWGDPQKMNNLIFFAHVFDPTSKMKHLLFALKALFGPEQGLKLFDTVNDKLTILFAEYEKAYVHGGSSAYVSLSQSSEAVSAQTPILPPPAKRHMSLMKAKFDEQNKGSDSGSRKSELELYLSEATVENDDDFNILKWWKLNSGRFPILSRMHLVLMEEY, encoded by the exons TTTGTTCTTGTTCTTATATGGTTGTTTGTTCTGATTTTGTGATTATCTCTGTAACTGATATGATTTATTTCTTTCCTCCATGTTCTGAACTGGGGATTTCTGGAAACTCCTTCGGATTTGGCTTTGATTTTATAAGAACAG TGAATAAGTGGTTGCTTGATGCCTCTGTATTGATTGAATGTGGTTCTTTGCTCACACAGATGTCAAACCTTGACCAACAGCAAGTTGCTCTTGTTGATGTTGAGGGGGTTGATGGCTCATCTCCTGAGTTACCCCCTTCAACTCAGCAGGAGCAACCTGTTGCTGCTGCTGAGGGCTCATCTGAGCCTTCTCAGCAGCAAAAAGAAGATGCTAATCCTGCTGCTACTGGAGGTAAACCAGTTGATAAAAAACGTAAGCAAATTCCTGTTAGATCTAAAGTTTGGGAGCATTTTGAGCGCATAGTTGATGAATATGGCAAATTACTTATGGCTAAATGCTTGTATTGtgcaaaaatatataattctgACACTAAAGTGAATGGGACTTCCACACTTAGAGCCCACATTCTTGCATGTCTTAAGAACCCTCATAGTAAAGATACCAGACAGACCTTGTTAACTCTACAACCTGTTTCTGCTAGTCATGATGAAACTGAGGGGAAGGGAAATTTGGGGGTTTGGAAATTTAATCAAGATGACATTAGGAAAGCATTGTCTTATATGCTCATTGTAGATGAGTTGCCTTTTAAGCATGTAGAAGGTATGGGGTTTAAGAGATTTATGAGTGTTGCATGCCCAAGGTTTCACATTCCTTCTAGATGGACTGTTAATAGGGACTGCTACCAAATGTTTCTTGATGAAAGGTTgaagttgaaaaatattttgaaaaatgggaGTCAAAGAGTTAGTATCACAGCAGACACATGGACTAGTATTCAACGTATTAATTATATGTGTGTTACCTGCCATTGGATAGATAATGATTGGATTCTTCATAAAAGAATCATTAATCTTGTACCTGTTTGTGGGCATAAAGGGGACTACATAAGTAAAACACTTGAAAATTGCTTGCTTGGTTGGGGTCTTAAGAATGTTTTCACAGTAACTATGGATAATGCTGGTAATAATAACACTGCTATTGCtgcatttaagaaaaaaatgatttcttGGGGCactgatgtttgtaaatgtgaATATTTGCATATGAGGTGTATAGCACATGTGATCAATTTGGTTGTGTCTGATGGTCTGAAAGAAATGCATGATTCTGTTAAAAAAGTTAGAGATTGTATACGTTACATTAGGAACAGTCCATCTAGacttaagaaatttaaagacCTTGCTGCTGCTGATGATAAAATTGGCACCAAAAAGTCCTTGTGTCTTGATGTTGCAACTAGGTGGAACTCCACTTATCTTATGCTTGACACTGCTTGCTTGTTTCAATCTGTTTTTGAGAGTTATGAAGAATCTGATGAGAGTTTTAGGTCTGATATGGCTGAATGCATTCCTACTTTTGTTGATTGGGAAAATGTGAAGAAGTTTGCTACTTGCTTGTCATATTTCTATGTCACAACTTTGAGAATATCTGGGTCTTTGTATGTCACATCTAACATGCATTTTCAAGAGATTGTTGACCTTTCTATCATGTTAGATGAAATGCTTAATAGTGAGGACCATCAGATTATTCTAATGAGCAGAAAAATGAGGGAGAAATTTAACAAATATTGGGGTGATCCCCAGAAGATGAataatctgattttttttgCACATGTTTTTGATCCTACCAGTAAAATGAAACATTTGTTGTTTGCTTTGAAAGCTCTATTTGGTCCTGAGCAAGGTCTTAAGTTATTTGACACTGTGAATGATAAGCTGACAATCCTGTTTGCTGAGTATGAAAAGGCTTATGTACATGGTGGTTCATCTGCTTATGTTAGTCTTAGTCAGTCTTCAGAGGCTGTTTCTGCTCAAACACCAATCCTGCCACCACCTGCAAAAAGACATATGTCCCTTATGAAGGCCAAATTTGATGAGCAGAACAAGGGTAGTGATTCTGGTAGTAGGAAATCTGAGCTGGAATTGTACCTGAGTGAGGCTACGGTTGAGAATGATGATGATTTCAATATTTTGAAGTGGTGGAAGCTAAACTCAGGGAGATTTCCAATCCTTTCAAGGATG CATTTAGTACTTATGGAAGAGTACTAG
- the LOC126670108 gene encoding ras-related protein RABA1f, with product MAYRAEEDYDYLFKVVLIGDSGVGKSNLLSRFTRNEFSLESKSTIGVEFATRSIRVDDKIVKAQIWDTAGQERYRAITSAYYRGAVGALLVYDVTRHVTFENVERWLKELRGHTDANIVIMLVGNKADLRHLRAVSTEDAKAFAERENLFFMETSALESLNVENAFTEVLTQIYRVVSRKALEVGDDPGALPKGQSINVKDDVSAVKKVGCCST from the exons ATGGCGTACAGAGCAGAGGAAGATTACGATTATCTGTTCAAGGTGGTTTTAATTGGGGACTCAGGAGTCGGAAAATCCAATTTACTGTCGAGATTCACCAGAAATGAATTCAGCCTTGAATCCAAATCCACTATCGGAGTCGAATTCGCCACCCGTAGTATTCGTGTCGATGATAAGATCGTCAAAGCCCAGATTTGGGATACTGCTGGCCAAGAAAG ATACCGTGCTATCACGAGTGCATACTACCGAGGAGCTGTTGGTGCATTGCTAGTTTATGATGTCACAAGACATGTCACTTTCGAGAATGTTGAGAGATGGTTGAAGGAGCTACGGGGTCACACAGATGCTAATATTGTGATTATGCTTGTGGGGAACAAGGCAGATCTGCGTCATTTGCGTGCTGTTTCCACTGAAGATGCCAAGGCCTTTGCTGagagagagaatttattctTCATGGAAACATCTGCCCTTGAGTCTTTGAATGTTGAGAATGCTTTTACCGAAGTGCTTACTCAAATATATCGTGTAGTCAGCCGGAAAGCACTTGAGGTAGGGGATGATCCCGGAGCCTTACCTAAAGGGCAAAGCATCAACGTTAAGGATGATGTTTCAGCTGTTAAGAAAGTTGGCTGCTGCTCTACTTAA
- the LOC126669572 gene encoding probable E3 ubiquitin-protein ligase ZFP1, whose amino-acid sequence MGQRNMLCTSQMVDLEVDRQGQGYLHPEPCILFGGVTNFPQSDMQAVGNTTNIDAHHLPECCESAVYYGMPQYHGVQHHPQHHAPNLDLGMATGPNFYVPFMNSSSGVPLSHGSCDHLPSSRYYGIVGVSADEYGINSHFMDNARGSYKRKNAEGNPGNFQYLNASASSSSSVAPLSNRHPDGVALMDATSYAPPQYRGNSTPSIREVGSHRSVRNRLGATGLDPALAHIQNHFIQGNYINQPFQPAGCMWLDQHCNSGEAGTSAWTQTPSITYMHGNNVNGASIDGGSMGPQRYHDLFSNRNNTGFLHPSPPNIRHHNFHHLPPPIQGMRGHNLNLLPQVSATSFRGPTSYASQSNLNPSQDGLDMGMRHPGSIQPTGLRIYRPHHEGVISETTLSHRNLPHLRVLPTDGVALLEFSDYYEVENYVDHHSDMRLDVENMSYEELLALGEQIGNVNTGLSEEFIRSQLKTRTYLSFPFSINLEETASMDQEPDSCIICQDDYMSEEKIGSLRCGHEYHADCLKKWLRVKNFCPICKCEALPTFRKDV is encoded by the exons ATGGGGCAAAGAAACATGCTATGCACTAGTCAGATGGTTGATTTAGAAGTCGATCGACAAGGCCAGGGATATCTACATCCTGAGCCCTGCATTCTTTTCGGGGGTGTAACAAACTTCCCTCAATCAGATATGCAGGCAGTAGGAAATACAACTAATATTGATGCTCATCATCTACCAGAGTGCTGTGAGAGTGCCGTATATTACGGGATGCCACAATATCACGGTGTTCAACATCATCCTCAGCATCATGCTCCAAATCTTGATTTAGGCATGGCTACTGGACCCAACTTTTATGTTCCTTTTATGAACTCATCTTCAGGTGTTCCTTTAAGTCATGGGTCGTGTGATCATTTACCATCTTCAAGGTATTATGGAATCGTTGGAGTTTCTGCGGATGAGTATGGAATAAATAGTCATTTCATGGATAATGCCAGAGGTTCATACAAGAGAAAAAATGCTGAAGGTAATCCGGGGAACTTCCAGTATCTGAATGCCTCAGCAAGCTCCAGTTCTTCAGTGGCCCCATTGAGCAATAGACATCCTGATGGGGTTGCTCTGATGGATGCTACGTCCTATGCTCCACCTCAGTACAGAGGGAATAGTACTCCGTCGATTAGGGAAGTGGGATCTCATAGAAGTGTTAGAAACAGATTGGGTGCTACTGGGCTGGATCCTGCTCTTGCGCAtattcaaaatcattttattcaAGGAAACTACATAAATCAGCCTTTCCAGCCTGCTGGTTGTATGTGGTTGGATCAACATTGCAATTCTGGTGAAGCGGGAACCTCAGCATGGACCCAGACCCCTTCAATTACTTACATGCATG GGAACAATGTAAATGGGGCTTCTATTGACGGCGGAAGCATGGGGCCACAGCGATATCATGATCTATTTAGCAACAGAAATAACACAGGCTTTTTGCATCCCTCGCCTCCCAATATCCGACACCACAATTTTCATCATCTGCCACCACCTATTCAAGGAATGAGAGGCCACAATCTCAATCTTCTTCCTCAAGTATCAGCCACTTCTTTTAGAGGTCCTACAAGCTATGCCTCGCAGAGCAATTTGAATCCATCTCAAGATGGTTTGGATATGGGAATGAGGCATCCAGGATCTATTCAGCCAACTGGCCTTCGGATATACAGGCCTCACCATGAGGGAGTCATATCTGAGACGACCTTAAGCCACCGTAACCTTCCTCATCTGAGAGTCCTGCCAACTGAT GGAGTTGCTTTGCTAGAATTCTCCGACTATTATGAAGTTGAGAATTATGTTGACCATCATAGTGATATGCGGTTGGATGTAGAAAACATGTCCTATGAG GAACTTCTTGCACTGGGGGAGCAGATCGGCAACGTGAACACTGGATTATCAGAGGAATTTATCAGAAGTCAATTAAAGACTCGAACATATTTATCATTTCCATTCTCGATCAATTTGGAAGAGACTGCTAGTATGGATCAAGAACCTGATTCCTGCATTATATGCCAG GATGATTATATGAGCGAAGAGAAGATAGGAAGTCTTAGATGTGGGCATGAGTACCACGCAGATTGCTTGAAGAAGTGGCTGCGCGTGAAAAACTTCTGCCCAATCTGCAAGTGTGAAGCGTTGCCGACCTTCCGAAAAGATGTATAG